In a genomic window of Phaeobacter porticola:
- a CDS encoding alpha/beta hydrolase family protein: MSGTLWLPEGAAHAAVVFVHGDGPQDRVAGGGYAPLINVFLDQGIAVASWDKPGVGGSGGNWLHQSMADRASETRAALSLLNQRFDDVALGAVGFSQAGWVLPQLTRRDADFLVLVGPAVSWQDQGDYYTRVRLAQDGLDPQMIQDIIVAQTIADDHAFGPKAQVENAPTGMSVDRWHFIRENRDADARLDLAQLDLPLLAIWGADDLNVDAENDAALYRKSLEAGGVHNKIILWPAATHGLLKSSAYNWQLTEDWSLFAIARFLAEGRFAFAPGALDEITGWIKERNQIEH, from the coding sequence ATTTCGGGGACGCTTTGGCTTCCAGAGGGGGCCGCTCATGCAGCCGTCGTCTTCGTTCATGGCGATGGTCCACAAGACCGCGTTGCCGGTGGGGGCTACGCTCCACTCATCAACGTCTTCCTGGATCAAGGTATCGCCGTCGCGTCCTGGGATAAACCCGGTGTCGGCGGATCTGGTGGCAACTGGTTGCATCAATCCATGGCAGACCGCGCCTCTGAAACCCGCGCTGCCCTGAGTTTGTTAAATCAGCGCTTTGACGATGTGGCATTGGGGGCAGTCGGGTTCTCTCAAGCCGGATGGGTTTTACCGCAGCTTACGCGCCGGGACGCCGACTTTTTGGTTCTGGTCGGTCCTGCGGTATCATGGCAAGATCAGGGAGACTATTACACGCGCGTGCGCCTGGCCCAGGATGGCCTGGATCCCCAGATGATTCAGGATATTATCGTGGCTCAGACTATCGCTGACGACCATGCGTTTGGTCCGAAAGCGCAGGTTGAGAATGCGCCAACCGGCATGTCGGTGGATCGATGGCACTTTATTCGCGAAAATCGAGACGCCGACGCACGATTGGACCTGGCACAGCTCGACCTTCCTTTGCTTGCTATATGGGGGGCGGACGACTTGAATGTTGATGCTGAAAATGACGCTGCACTCTATAGAAAGTCATTGGAAGCGGGAGGCGTTCACAACAAAATCATTCTCTGGCCGGCTGCAACGCACGGTCTGCTTAAGTCCTCGGCCTACAACTGGCAGCTAACCGAAGACTGGTCCTTGTTTGCGATCGCGCGATTCCTCGCCGAAGGGCGGTTTGCCTTCGCGCCCGGTGCTCTCGATGAGATCACTGGTTGGATCAAGGAGCGGAACCAAATTGAGCATTAA
- a CDS encoding Fic family protein translates to MLETPARIEPCFFEEHIPTELADLSVDIQREATGLGQGLHPDSAAELADLVRVMNCYYSNLIEGHNTRPRDIERALAGAELEEETRPLALEARAHVIVQRAIDEMHRIGTLPRPTSVEFLTWVHKSFYDEMPDEFRVIEHPDGTQEPIVPGRMRQDDDREVAVGRHLPPSSSRVAAFMDHFDKRFQIAARSSSGRIIAIASAHHRLNYIHPFPDGNGRVSRLMSHAMALTAGIGGQGLWSVSRGLARGLTDRGEYKRMMDLADSPRRGDRDGRGNLSEAALKTFSEWFLKVTLDQISFSARLFDLGGLDQRYRRLVADTIDDKRAPELISAVLRHGALERGDAQIVLKTSERTARNTLSKLTAAGYLTSASPKTPVRLAFPLDYRERLFPNLFGDGDLPQ, encoded by the coding sequence ATGCTGGAAACACCCGCCAGGATCGAACCCTGCTTCTTTGAGGAGCATATTCCTACAGAACTGGCAGACCTTTCGGTCGACATCCAGAGGGAAGCTACCGGGCTGGGACAAGGGTTGCATCCTGACAGCGCAGCCGAACTTGCCGATCTCGTCCGTGTGATGAACTGCTACTACTCCAACCTGATCGAAGGACACAACACGCGCCCCCGCGACATCGAAAGGGCGCTGGCTGGTGCCGAGCTTGAGGAAGAAACCCGCCCTCTCGCCCTTGAGGCCCGGGCGCACGTCATCGTTCAACGGGCCATCGATGAGATGCATCGCATAGGCACCCTGCCCCGCCCCACATCAGTCGAATTCCTGACTTGGGTCCATAAGAGCTTCTACGACGAGATGCCGGATGAGTTTCGGGTCATCGAACATCCCGACGGCACACAAGAACCCATCGTTCCGGGACGCATGCGCCAGGATGACGATCGGGAAGTTGCGGTCGGGCGCCACCTACCTCCTTCATCGTCGCGCGTCGCGGCATTCATGGACCATTTCGACAAACGATTTCAGATTGCGGCGCGGTCTTCGAGCGGACGGATCATCGCGATCGCCTCTGCACATCACCGGCTCAACTACATCCACCCTTTCCCGGATGGTAACGGCCGTGTCAGCAGACTGATGTCTCATGCCATGGCCCTCACAGCGGGGATTGGTGGCCAAGGGCTCTGGTCGGTATCACGTGGGCTGGCCCGCGGGCTAACCGATCGGGGCGAGTACAAACGGATGATGGATCTGGCCGACAGCCCACGCCGCGGAGACCGCGACGGACGGGGGAACCTGTCAGAAGCGGCACTGAAGACGTTTAGTGAATGGTTCCTAAAGGTGACGCTCGACCAGATCAGCTTCTCAGCAAGATTGTTCGATCTCGGCGGATTGGACCAACGGTATCGTCGTCTCGTTGCAGATACCATTGATGACAAGCGAGCGCCGGAACTAATCTCGGCGGTTCTTCGGCATGGGGCACTGGAACGAGGCGATGCGCAGATTGTGCTCAAGACATCCGAGCGTACTGCTCGCAACACGCTGAGTAAACTGACCGCCGCCGGATACCTGACTTCCGCCTCGCCGAAGACGCCAGTTCGGTTGGCGTTTCCGTTGGATTATCGAGAGCGGCTTTTTCCAAACCTCTTTGGAGATGGTGACCTCCCACAATAA
- a CDS encoding TetR/AcrR family transcriptional regulator codes for MTVRFSKDDWLKAGLAQLANLGPDGVKLANLCKAQGRTTGAFYFHFRDHAAFISDLIAYWEKTCTDDVIAGSGAQAEQLNLLVVDLDHRIEVAMRQFGYQNRMVGAKLAAIDGKRIDFLTSLHAQSGALGAVSARDLAELEYAVFVGSQMIWQNDLPVQGKKLGAAFDSLLAAYLKRTRGE; via the coding sequence ATGACCGTGCGGTTCTCAAAAGATGACTGGCTGAAAGCCGGACTGGCTCAGCTCGCCAATCTTGGCCCGGACGGGGTGAAACTTGCAAACCTGTGCAAGGCGCAGGGGCGCACAACGGGAGCGTTCTACTTCCACTTCAGGGATCACGCAGCATTTATTTCCGATCTGATCGCCTATTGGGAAAAGACATGCACAGACGACGTTATTGCCGGGTCCGGAGCGCAGGCCGAACAATTGAATTTGCTGGTCGTAGACCTGGATCACCGGATCGAAGTCGCCATGCGGCAGTTTGGCTACCAGAACCGCATGGTCGGAGCAAAGCTTGCGGCGATAGATGGGAAACGCATTGATTTTCTGACCAGCCTTCATGCGCAATCCGGCGCACTAGGGGCAGTAAGCGCGCGGGACCTAGCTGAACTGGAGTATGCGGTGTTTGTCGGGTCACAGATGATCTGGCAGAATGACCTGCCGGTGCAAGGCAAAAAGCTGGGGGCCGCGTTTGATAGTCTCTTGGCAGCCTATCTGAAACGGACGCGGGGCGAGTGA
- a CDS encoding CcdB family protein codes for MARFDVYSSPDSTGYLLDVQADLLESLNTRIVVPLMPLDAAPAPAKRLNPIFDIRSGRYVMVTQFLSAVPASLLKTPVLNLASCDSDIMQALDLALTGI; via the coding sequence ATGGCCCGGTTCGACGTCTACAGCAGCCCTGACAGCACCGGGTATCTTTTGGATGTTCAGGCCGATCTTCTTGAGAGCCTGAACACGCGGATCGTTGTGCCGCTGATGCCCCTTGATGCAGCACCCGCACCGGCAAAGCGGCTGAACCCGATATTTGACATTCGCTCAGGGCGCTATGTGATGGTGACGCAGTTTCTCTCGGCTGTTCCCGCGTCGCTGCTGAAAACACCTGTCCTGAACCTCGCATCCTGTGACAGCGATATCATGCAGGCGCTTGACCTTGCGCTGACAGGGATCTGA
- a CDS encoding TRAP transporter large permease subunit, giving the protein MGRGRSQSLIRVYNFFGGAAYVTSAITALDWSPLAILIVMMLILFVLGMFMDWIGILLLTMPIFVPIIIGSGYDPIWFGVLFTMNMQMSYLTPPFGPAAFYLKGVAPDDITMGDIYSSFWPFIFLQALAIALLIAFPQIALWLPSVLM; this is encoded by the coding sequence CTGGGACGCGGCCGCAGCCAAAGCCTCATCCGCGTCTACAACTTCTTTGGCGGTGCGGCCTATGTCACCTCGGCCATCACCGCGCTCGACTGGTCGCCACTGGCGATCCTGATCGTGATGATGCTGATCCTGTTCGTGCTTGGCATGTTCATGGACTGGATCGGCATCCTGCTTCTGACCATGCCGATCTTCGTGCCGATCATCATCGGCTCCGGCTATGACCCGATCTGGTTCGGCGTGTTGTTCACGATGAACATGCAGATGTCTTATCTGACACCGCCTTTCGGTCCGGCCGCATTCTACCTGAAAGGTGTCGCGCCCGACGACATCACCATGGGCGACATCTACAGCTCATTCTGGCCGTTCATCTTCCTGCAGGCGCTGGCCATCGCGCTCCTGATCGCCTTTCCGCAAATCGCCCTTTGGCTGCCTTCTGTTTTGATGTGA
- a CDS encoding serine hydrolase, whose product MSHFDPAALKEAPTRALLDFAENSPAPAVLIEIARSGLSVHNASGTVERGGDQAASTSNQFEIGSQTKMMTSVVVQQLVGEGMIDFDAPLAGQMDLSGLEGISNINEVTVRELLANRSGIPDFDTVPGQSGNPAFIELLLLDPDRPVGVDELLAIAAGEPASFAPGEAYEYSNTNFLLLQKLIEQVTGDSFGQVLEDRIFSAAGMQDSALRSDGRAENLLHSYAELSPGQILDVTDVMMDLGAAGGVVSTTSDMIRFFDALLVSRSLLSAEQMEEMLDFRAPDGTPGVEGESLGLSSGEIFGQQFIGFQGGTLGTNTATFLHVESGTIFSIAASHSNAEPTNLLVDAFATVYNDDAWVNFDPAAESFTIAGTAAEITLTEDSDAPDGAQTVFALGDASLTFDQGVAELDTGRFSFQDGSTLWISAQTTDHFDILRHAPNSAQSDNQLIGLQGNDHLRGGYGSDKIDGGSGHDHLRGRAGNDHLDGGRGSDFLVGNRGDDNLSGGAGRDHLRGGKGDDILSGDGGTDILRGGAGHDTLEGGAGRDYLWGGKGADTFVFQLDSGRDLIFDFNAEKDQLDFSQTGLIYEDLEIRTFGNHTQISYADAEVSIFATSLEPLTEDSFIF is encoded by the coding sequence ATGTCCCATTTCGACCCAGCTGCACTGAAAGAAGCACCAACCCGTGCATTGCTGGATTTTGCAGAGAACAGCCCAGCACCTGCTGTCTTGATTGAAATTGCCCGCAGCGGACTGTCGGTACACAATGCCTCCGGCACGGTTGAACGGGGCGGAGACCAAGCCGCCAGTACCTCCAATCAGTTTGAGATCGGATCGCAAACCAAGATGATGACTTCGGTCGTTGTGCAGCAGTTGGTTGGTGAAGGGATGATCGATTTTGATGCGCCGCTAGCAGGCCAAATGGACCTATCTGGTCTAGAAGGCATTTCTAATATCAACGAAGTCACGGTGCGGGAGCTGCTGGCCAACCGCTCCGGAATCCCTGACTTTGATACCGTGCCGGGCCAATCCGGTAACCCGGCATTCATTGAATTGCTTCTGCTGGATCCTGACCGTCCCGTTGGTGTCGACGAACTTCTAGCGATCGCTGCGGGGGAGCCTGCTTCCTTTGCCCCGGGGGAAGCATATGAATACTCAAACACCAACTTTTTGCTATTGCAGAAGCTGATTGAACAGGTCACCGGAGACAGCTTCGGCCAGGTTCTCGAAGACCGCATTTTCTCAGCGGCGGGTATGCAGGACAGCGCGTTGAGGTCAGACGGGCGCGCAGAGAACCTGTTGCACTCCTATGCGGAACTCTCCCCGGGGCAGATCCTGGATGTGACCGACGTAATGATGGATTTAGGCGCAGCTGGTGGTGTCGTCTCAACCACATCCGACATGATCCGCTTCTTTGACGCTTTGCTGGTGTCGCGCAGCCTGTTGTCCGCTGAGCAAATGGAGGAGATGCTGGACTTCAGGGCACCGGATGGAACGCCTGGCGTGGAAGGCGAAAGCCTTGGCCTTTCATCTGGAGAGATCTTCGGGCAACAGTTTATCGGTTTCCAAGGCGGGACGTTAGGCACAAATACCGCAACGTTCCTTCATGTTGAATCTGGCACGATATTTTCCATCGCTGCGTCCCATTCGAACGCAGAACCGACTAACCTATTGGTCGACGCATTTGCAACCGTGTACAATGATGATGCATGGGTCAATTTCGACCCGGCTGCCGAGAGCTTTACCATTGCCGGCACTGCCGCCGAGATTACACTCACCGAAGATAGCGATGCGCCCGATGGGGCCCAGACAGTTTTTGCACTGGGAGACGCGAGCCTGACCTTTGACCAAGGGGTCGCGGAGCTTGATACTGGGCGTTTCAGTTTTCAGGATGGCTCAACACTGTGGATCAGCGCGCAAACCACGGATCACTTTGATATATTGCGGCACGCGCCAAACTCCGCGCAAAGCGATAACCAGCTTATCGGGTTACAAGGAAATGATCATTTGCGCGGCGGGTATGGCAGTGACAAAATTGATGGTGGCAGTGGGCATGATCATCTGAGAGGGCGTGCAGGAAACGATCATCTGGACGGGGGACGTGGCAGCGACTTCCTCGTCGGTAATCGAGGTGACGATAACCTGAGCGGTGGCGCCGGGCGCGACCATCTGCGCGGCGGAAAAGGCGATGATATACTATCGGGAGACGGCGGGACTGACATACTGCGCGGCGGCGCGGGGCATGATACATTGGAAGGCGGCGCCGGACGCGACTACCTGTGGGGAGGCAAAGGTGCGGATACATTCGTATTTCAACTCGATTCCGGTCGAGACCTCATCTTTGATTTCAATGCTGAAAAGGACCAATTGGATTTCTCACAGACCGGGTTGATTTATGAGGATTTGGAGATCCGCACATTCGGCAACCATACGCAGATCAGCTATGCCGATGCCGAAGTCTCGATCTTTGCAACTTCGCTTGAGCCCTTGACGGAAGATAGTTTCATCTTCTGA
- a CDS encoding helix-turn-helix transcriptional regulator, with translation MDPAALNFDQETFRLAAAVGLLVLSTFCANLLLLPDRHRRVRLPLALFFVAQSIELLALPVSYLLPGGEPGFMNLAFELVEIPMTMGQPFLLWLYVLRLTRDPTITFAVPRSVWHGLPIGFACILYLYILLLPAPLQAGLQPGAKDLVIWQSIAMAGLYGATILFYALVPIYSVMILRRLSRYRTRLKDLFASNESRELAWARWLAISVVAYWAFNVVAIVVSEFDLNFPGAAVFDSLLAAIIVRYTVTWSIALWGLRQRPGIVPPFTTHSTGPVTELPARKYGRSGLSDTRLDRIATKIETLMKDEHLYLQPDLSLWDLSDRIGSTTHYTSQALNEKIGQRFFDYINHWRIQDAKNRLRSSDATILAIAYDVGFNSRSSFYTAFKRELGQTPSQYRSKKR, from the coding sequence ATGGACCCCGCAGCGCTAAATTTTGATCAAGAAACGTTCCGCTTGGCTGCCGCCGTCGGACTACTGGTACTATCAACCTTCTGCGCGAATCTGTTATTGCTTCCCGACCGGCATCGGCGCGTCAGGCTGCCATTGGCGCTGTTCTTTGTCGCCCAGTCCATTGAACTACTCGCGCTGCCCGTCTCATATCTTCTGCCGGGTGGCGAACCGGGGTTTATGAACCTTGCGTTTGAGCTGGTAGAGATTCCGATGACCATGGGCCAGCCTTTTCTGCTTTGGCTCTATGTTCTGCGGTTGACGCGTGATCCCACTATAACGTTCGCCGTTCCGCGCTCGGTATGGCACGGTCTGCCTATCGGGTTCGCCTGTATTCTCTACTTGTACATCTTGCTTTTACCAGCCCCCTTACAGGCCGGCCTGCAACCGGGCGCGAAAGACCTGGTGATATGGCAGAGCATTGCTATGGCTGGTCTTTATGGCGCAACGATCTTGTTCTATGCCTTGGTGCCAATCTACTCTGTGATGATCTTGCGGCGGCTTAGCCGTTACCGGACGCGCCTGAAAGATCTCTTCGCCAGCAACGAGAGCCGAGAGTTAGCTTGGGCGCGCTGGTTGGCAATCTCTGTCGTTGCATACTGGGCATTTAACGTCGTTGCGATTGTGGTCTCGGAGTTTGACCTGAACTTTCCTGGGGCTGCTGTGTTTGATTCACTTCTGGCAGCCATCATCGTAAGGTACACTGTGACTTGGAGTATTGCCCTTTGGGGCCTGCGTCAACGACCAGGGATTGTGCCGCCCTTTACGACACACTCAACTGGCCCTGTGACGGAACTGCCAGCGCGAAAATACGGCCGTTCCGGGCTGAGTGACACCCGCCTTGATCGGATTGCCACGAAGATTGAGACCCTGATGAAAGATGAACACCTTTACCTGCAACCCGACCTTTCCCTTTGGGATCTGTCAGACAGGATTGGCTCCACCACGCATTATACATCTCAGGCACTCAACGAAAAGATCGGCCAACGGTTTTTTGACTACATAAATCATTGGCGTATCCAGGATGCAAAAAACAGGCTGCGCAGTAGCGACGCGACTATCTTGGCAATTGCCTACGATGTCGGGTTCAATTCGCGCTCGTCGTTCTACACGGCATTTAAACGTGAGCTGGGGCAAACGCCTTCACAATACCGGTCCAAGAAGCGCTGA
- a CDS encoding type II toxin-antitoxin system CcdA family antitoxin encodes MQSQSLPKKPTNLTLDQGLLSEARAFGVNLSQAAEAGLRQAVHEAKTEEWKRENATALQSSNRWVEENGLPLDRYRPF; translated from the coding sequence ATGCAGTCACAATCCTTACCCAAAAAGCCGACAAACCTGACGTTGGATCAGGGGCTTTTGTCGGAGGCGCGCGCTTTTGGGGTCAATCTGTCTCAGGCGGCTGAAGCCGGTTTGCGGCAAGCTGTGCACGAAGCCAAGACCGAAGAGTGGAAACGCGAAAACGCAACGGCGCTGCAATCATCAAACCGGTGGGTCGAGGAAAATGGCTTGCCTCTGGATCGCTATCGCCCCTTCTGA
- a CDS encoding Na/Pi cotransporter family protein, which yields MAILLGADVGSAIVSQVLLLRQDFLVPLLLLVGVILFLRSSRNEIRQLGRILIGIALIFVSLDMIRAATGPLIDNPATIGVMRYLGGDVLTSFVIGAFFAWAVHSSVAAVLFFVTLSAQGLLPPTGAAAMVLGANAGGAFLAYMLTLTAPLIARRVVVTNVVLRGGGAALLLVVLLRNPGLLTWLGESASRQAINLHLAFNAGLALLAMPFLKWITVLAEHMMPEHAATNADAIQTTALDPAALDQPPRALDCATREIMKMGETTETILRASIVLFKSWDAAAAKASSASTTSLAVRPMSPRPSPRSTGRHWRS from the coding sequence ATGGCCATTCTGCTTGGCGCGGATGTCGGCTCGGCCATTGTGTCGCAAGTCCTGCTTTTACGGCAGGATTTTCTGGTGCCGCTGCTTTTGCTTGTCGGTGTCATTCTGTTCCTGCGCAGCTCGCGCAACGAAATACGGCAGCTGGGGCGGATACTGATCGGGATTGCGCTTATCTTCGTGTCGCTCGACATGATCCGCGCCGCCACCGGCCCGCTGATCGACAACCCGGCCACGATCGGCGTCATGCGCTATCTGGGCGGCGATGTTCTGACATCCTTTGTGATCGGCGCTTTCTTTGCTTGGGCTGTGCATTCCTCGGTTGCCGCCGTGCTGTTCTTTGTGACGCTTTCGGCGCAAGGACTGCTGCCTCCTACCGGCGCAGCGGCGATGGTATTGGGTGCGAACGCAGGCGGCGCTTTTCTGGCCTATATGCTGACACTCACCGCCCCGTTGATCGCCCGTCGAGTCGTGGTGACCAACGTTGTGCTGCGTGGTGGAGGCGCCGCGCTACTGCTCGTAGTGTTGTTGCGAAACCCCGGGCTTCTCACATGGCTCGGAGAGAGCGCATCACGGCAGGCGATCAATCTGCACCTCGCCTTTAATGCCGGGCTGGCCCTGCTGGCCATGCCGTTTCTGAAATGGATCACTGTGCTGGCCGAACACATGATGCCGGAACACGCTGCAACAAATGCCGACGCGATCCAGACCACGGCATTGGATCCCGCCGCCCTTGATCAGCCGCCCCGGGCACTGGACTGCGCGACCCGCGAAATCATGAAGATGGGCGAAACGACCGAGACCATTTTGCGCGCCTCAATCGTGCTTTTTAAAAGCTGGGACGCGGCCGCAGCCAAAGCCTCATCCGCGTCTACAACTTCTTTGGCGGTGCGGCCTATGTCACCTCGGCCATCACCGCGCTCGACTGGTCGCCACTGGCGATCCTGA